From the genome of Leguminivora glycinivorella isolate SPB_JAAS2020 chromosome Z, LegGlyc_1.1, whole genome shotgun sequence, one region includes:
- the LOC125241117 gene encoding uncharacterized protein LOC125241117, with protein MATPPSTPPRSEVRDPGPQTPVNNTDGSLLTMFSAGIELILKKISDNMTATTAAAAVDTRTRLLPFDPDTTDADIENWCSLSEIIIKQRKLDGVDLILALTHSLKGRAATCLTKIKPDQLSWTTIKEMLISAFAKPMMMQDYFDQVIKFRLKDKESPAEAGARLWQLMEKIPDADLPEKVLTGFAISILSQCDDKIRRELNSVVINNKNQLFRTLRGFTLKRKFEEPSSFDNDAKKQRLTTPFRGNCHFCGRIGHRGSECRDKQRLASKSQPLSNKTEPTSTTTCYICSDPGHVATACPKRWKKKEDVAASTSGVGSKQVNLCSRAARDE; from the exons ATGGCAACTCCTCCTTCGACTCCGCCTAGATCAGAAGTGAGGGATCCAGGCCCACAAACGCCTGTGAATAATACGGATGGCAGTTTACTTACCATGTTTTCAGCCGGGATTGAATTGATCCTCAAAAAAATATCGGACAACATGACTGCTACTACTGCTGCCGCTGCTGTGGATACACGGACCAGGTTGTTACCTTTCGACCCTGACACAACAGATGCCGATATAGAAAACTGGTGTTCACTGAGTGAGATAATAATCAAACAAAGGAAACTAGATGGAGTTGACTTGATTTTGGCCCTTACGCACTCTCTGAAGGGCCGAGCTGCAACGTGCCTTACCAAAATAAAACCGGACCAGCTCTCCTGGACGACCATCAAGGAAATGTTGATTTCAGCCTTTGCAAAACCAATGATGATGCAAGACTACTTCGACCAAGTGATAAAATTTCGACTTAAAGACAAAGAGAGTCCAGCTGAAGCAGGTGCACGTCTTTGGCAACTTATGGAGAAAATACCCGATGCTGACCTACCTGAGAAAGTTCTTACTGGTTTTGCCATCTCAATCTTATCTCAGTGCGATGACAAAATTCGTCGGGAACTCAATTCTGTggtgataaataataaaaatcaattGTTTCGCACCTTGCGGGGATTCACCCTGAAGCGGAAATTTGAAGAACCATCCAGTTTCGATAATGACGCAAAAAAACAACGTCTTACTACTCCTTTTCGTGGAAATTGTCACTTTTGCGGAAGAATTGGTCACCGAGGAAGTGAATGCAGAGATAAACAGCGCCTTGCGTCTAAAAGTCAACCGTTATCCAATAAAACGGAGCCTACATCTACAACAACGTGTTACATCTGCAGCGACCCTGGACACGTGGCAACCGCTTGCCCTAAGCGTTGGAAGAAGAAAGAAGATGTCGCAGCCAGCACCAGCGGCGTTGGCAGCAAACAAGTGAACCTGTGCTCGAGGGCGGCGCGAG ATGAGTAA